Proteins from a genomic interval of Musa acuminata AAA Group cultivar baxijiao chromosome BXJ1-9, Cavendish_Baxijiao_AAA, whole genome shotgun sequence:
- the LOC135594346 gene encoding LOB domain-containing protein 40-like — MRMSCNGCRVLRKGCGENCSIRPCLQWIKSPESQANATVFLAKFYGRAGLMNLINAVPDHLQPAIFRSLLYEACGRIVNPIYGSVGLLWSGSWQLCQTAVEAVLKGAPIVQIPSETAASTPAPPLQACDIRHVFKKPRAAAELHNVNRPRSLFKRSGSKAARTATTRPEFPRARSHESEASHPTEPAAAVVERNRKGGECRENECMSLADTAEEASHVSQGEPDETEEDELGLELTLGFKPVSWWSRLVLCDRDTKACTTDLNLAPPSATS; from the exons ATGAGGATGAGCTGCAATGGATGCCGCGTGCTGCGCAAGGGGTGCGGCGAGAACTGCAGCATCCGCCCCTGTCTGCAGTGGATCAAGAGCCCCGAGTCGCAGGCCAATGCCACCGTCTTCCTCGCCAAGTTCTATGGCCGCGCAGGCCTTATGAACCTCATCAACGCGGTCCCCGACCACCTCCAACCTG CCATATTTCGATCCCTGCTGTACGAGGCTTGCGGCCGGATCGTCAACCCAATCTACGGATCCGTCGGGCTGCTGTGGTCCGGCAGCTGGCAGCTGTGCCAGACAGCAGTGGAGGCGGTGCTCAAGGGCGCCCCCATCGTCCAGATCCCCTCCGAGACGGCGGCCTCCACCCCGGCCCCGCCGCTCCAGGCCTGCGACATCCGCCACGTCTTCAAGAAACCCAGAGCCGCCGCGGAGCTCCACAACGTCAACAGGCCGCGGTCCCTGTTCAAGCGCTCCGGCTCCAAGGCTGCCAGGACGGCGACCACCCGGCCCGAGTTCCCTCGCGCCCGGAGCCACGAGTCGGAGGCCAGCCACCCGACCGAGCCCGCCGCTGCAGTGGTCGAGCGAAACAGAAAAGGCGGTGAGTGCCGGGAGAACGAGTGCATGTCCTTGGCGGACACCGCGGAGGAGGCGTCGCACGTAAGCCAGGGAGAGCCGGACGAGACCGAGGAGGACGAGCTCGGCCTCGAGCTCACGCTCGGGTTCAAACCGGTCTCCTGGTGGTCTCGGCTCGTTCTCTGTGACCGGGATACCAAAGCGTGTACAACCGACCTCAATCTCGCGCCGCCCTCGGCAACATCATGA